The Chitinophagales bacterium genomic sequence ACAAGTTTTACCGGGACGATTTTCATGCCAACCCGGACATGTATAAGTGCCTGTTCTCTAATTATATAACCCAGACAGACATATTGATGAACGGCATATACTGGGATGAAGACATTGCACGCCTTTTTGACAAGAAAGACATTCAACGAAAAGACTGGCGCATCAGTGTTATAGCAGATATTACCTGCGATATCAACGGTTCCGTGCCCATTAATGTAGCTGCCACCACAATTGCCGACCCGGTTTATGGTATTGACAGGAAAACACTGGAAAAGACAGCACCATTTCAGCCTGTAACAGATATCATAGATGTAATGGCTGTAGACACCCTGCCCAATGAGCTGCCCAAGGATGCATCCCACTACTTCGGAGCACATTTTGAAAAATATGTACTGAAAGAATTGTTAAGCACAGATAGCGACATCATCCGCCGGGCAACTATTTGCGAAAACGGGAAGTTGACTTCAGAGTATGAATACTTGTCTGACTACGCATATAAGTAGCATTATTTTTTGGCAGGTTTTGTGCAAAGGTTGCTAACCGCACTTTCTATATCTCGGAACTCAAATCGGAAACCCTTTCCTTTTATTTTACCACTGCTTACTGTGCAGCTTTTGAGCACTTCTATACTCATTTCGCCCAATACCAGTTTCAGCAAAAAAGCAGGCACGGGCATCGGTATTTTTATTCCACCTTTAGCACGGGCCATACTATGCACCAGGTTTGAATGAGTTACAGGCAGCGGGGCTGTTGCATTGAATATGCCCGACACTTCTGTTCTTTCAATAGCAAAACGAATCATCCGGGCTACATCCCGTACATGTATCCAACTCACCACCTGGTCTCCCGACCCCAGTATGGGCATGATACCAAAGTTCATGGGTTTGTTGAACTCCCTGAATGCCCCACCTTCCCTGCCCAGTACAATTCCAAACCTTAGCACAACTCTGCGAACAAAGTCACTGGCCGGTTCAGAAGCAGCCTCCCATTGTACACAGGTTCTCCCCAGGAAGTCATCAGCCGGCAAAGCTGTTTCCTTGAAAGGATCTTCACCTGTATCTGCTCCGTAATACCCAATGGCAGACGAGCATACCAGCACTTTACAGTTCTTTCCATGCTCCTTAAGCTGCTCTGCCAGAAACTTAGTACCTATTACACGGCTATCTACAATATCAGTCTTGCGCTGCTCGGTCCACCTTTTGTCAGCTATGCCTTCACCAGCCAGGTGTACCATGGCCTCTACTTTAGCCAGTTGTGCTGTGTCTATCTTATTCTTAAGGGGGTCCCACTCGGCATAAGTGGTATTTTTAATATACTTACGGTTCTTATCCGGCTTGCGGGTAAAGACGATTATCTCATAACCATCATCGGCCAGTAGTTTCGACAGATGTCTGCCAACCAAACCAGTACCTCCAGTTATGCCTATATATTTCATATCGTTCCAGGTGCTGTGTACCGACACTGGTCGGCACTGCAGATTAAAAATAGATTAATTTCCCTACAAATACTAATCAGCCTATGTTATATAAATAACACTTTGTACATATTTTCTTTTTACCATACAATAAAAACAGGCAAGCCTCGTTTAAGTTGAAAAGCCGTTTAAATGAATAAAACTTTACTTAATCACTTTACAGTTATCCAACCATCTCAGCACGAAGTTCCCGACGAGGCAACTACACGTGACAATAGCTTACCCGCACTGGTTCGTGACCTCAGGAACGTATTGTTGCAGGCAGAGCAAGACCTGCTTTCGCCTAGGGCAGAAGCTGTCGAACAACTGTTGAGCAAGGCGTTAGGCTAGTTCTATAACTGTTATTTCAGGCAGTATACCCAACCTGCCCGGATAGCCAAGGAATCCAAAACCGCGGTTTACATAAAGGTATTGACTGCCTTTCTGGTACAAACCAGCCCAGTTCTTGTACACATATTTTACCGGACTCCACTTAAATCCGGGTATTTCTATGCCAAATTGCATGCCGTGTGTATGGCCACTCAGTGTCAGGTCAATATCAGGATACTCCTGCTGCACCTGGTTGTCCCAATGCGATGGATCGTGCGAGAGCAATATTTTGAAAGGCACTTGTTTTTCAGGTAATCCTGCATAGGCCTTTTTCATATCCCCATATTTAGGGAAACCCGCTTTCGCCCCCCAGTTCTCAATACCTACTATTGCTATCTTATCCTCTCCCCTTTCCAGCACCACATGTTCGTTCATCATCAGCTTCCAACCCATATCACTGTGGGTCTTTTTCAGCCACTCCAGGTTTTCCTTTTTAGCCTCATCACTTGGCCATTGCACATAGTCGCCATAGTCATGATTACCAAGAGTTGAGTAAACGCCCAGTGGCGCACTCAGTTTGGAGAAAATATCGGTATATGGTTGTATCTCATCTGCCTTATTGTTCACCAGGTCGCCTGTAAAAAAGATGATGTCCGGGTTTTCGGCCATAACTGTTTGTGCACCCCGTTCCACAGCATGATGATCGTCAAAACTTCCCGAATGGATATCTGATATCTGAACAATTTTCAACCCTTTGAAAGCAGCAGGCAAATTGTCAAACTTCAGGCTGATACGTCTTACCTTATAATTATACCGGTTGGTGATACCATACAGAAAACCACCCAACACTGTGCCACCCAATATCAATGCCACTCTTTTCAGGAAAACGGAACGGGTAATGCCTGTACCGAAGCCAAGGTCTGTCTTCATTTCTTTTACCGTCGGGCTGAGAAAGCTGCTGATCACCCACATGAACAATCTGCGCAAGTCATCAACTATCATCACTGCGCCTACCAATATTTTACCTACCCAGAAACCGATAGTGAAAGCCACAAAAATATTCCTGATTAGATGGGGCATTGCTGCCCAGTTCAACTGCCTGAAAAGGATAAAGCTGGCCCAGGTAGCAGTAGTAGCAAACAGGTACAACCCCATTAGGATCGTCCGCCAGACACCCGGCATAGGCTTCAGGGCAGAGCGTACCGCAATGAAACTATATATTTCGGCCAGGCCTACAACGGTAAGAAAGATCAGGAAACGTGTTCTCATTATGCAGTTACGAAATTAAAATTTAAGGAATTCATCTACCTGGTTATTGATAACTTTAACAGTTTCTTCTTTCAGAAGGTTACCGTCTTTGTCTATTTCTTCATTTATACGACTGAGAGGTATCTTATTGTGCAATACATTTACTTTCAGGTAGTTCAGCACACCTGTCATATGATCCATACCACGTAGATTGCCCGCCCGGCCATCAGCTACACCTGTCAGCATTGCCTTTTTATTCCACCAGCACCTGCGTATATCACTATTGTCTATCATGGTCTTTAAAATACCCGGGAAACTGCCATTATACTCCGGCATGATAAATACAAACTTTTCCGAGGGGATGAGGAGCCTTTGCTCCGCTTCTTTCAGTTTGCCTTGCTTATCCCAAACATTCAGCCCCTCAAGCGATAGCAGATGCACGCTTTCTTCCGTTTTATCGCGAAGCAGCTTGGTATATAGTGCTGCTACTCTGAGTGTCATACTGTCTTTCCTGTCTGTTCCTGATATTACCGTTATCATAATAAGTGAGCGTAAAGGTAAAAGGTTTGCGTTGTAACTACTATTGCGAATGCTGAAGACAGGATTAATGCAATTGATATTGTATGTTACCAAGGCTACACCACAGAAAATAAAAATTATCGCTGTACGTTTGTGTGTAGTATGTTTTGGATGAACAGGAGGCTCTTTGCAGCATATATCTTATTACTGGCTTTTTCATCTGCATCGGCACAGGAAGTAAACCTCGGCCTGCACTTCAGCCCCATAGCTACCATACCTGTTATGGGCAAGGGAACAACTACCAACTACCCCGCACTAAAAGCACGCAGGGTCATCGTCAATGCATCCGGCGGAGCAAATATCAATTTGAGGTTTGGCAAAATGTGCATTGAGACAGGAGGTAATATCACGACAAGGTCCGTTACCTTCAGAATGAAGCTGGATGAGTACAGCTACAATAATATAGGTAGCAGCTCCAGCATATCCAGCTATAGCGACCAACGCAGTACGGGTTACGCCATAGCCATCCCCCTGCAGGTAGGTTTCCTTTTAGACCATCACGAAGAGAAAACTACGTATGATCTCTTCGGCCTGCTGGGTGCTTCATACGAAATGCACACAACTACCGGTTATGCCTATGGGGCAACTACTTATAGTCAGTCAGGCACTTCGGTGAGTAATGGTATGAATTTCGCTCCCGTTGCCGGGGTAAAGACCAATTGGGTAAACATCATTGCGGGCTTTAAAATAAACGCTATTCTGCGTCGTGTCGGGTTGATTGACTATGGTATCAGGTATCATTTCCCACTATCAACGGCAGGCAAATATCATGTAGAAACTGTGGTTGGCAATGGCACATACGGTTCAGTATTTACGGGTGATTTTTACCCGCACTTGTCTTATATTGACTTCCACATCACCTACTACCTGCTGAACCTGAAAGGTGGTGAGGGTATTAAACATTATGTTTTCAGGTAAGAGCTACAGCTTCACCCCTGCAGTCAGGTAGAAACTTCTGCCATCGCCGGGGATGATACCCGGACCGGGATAGCCCGTTGCCCGGCGTGTGAAATAAGCTACGTTCATTACGTTATTGATACTTGCCTCCAGGGTCAGCCATTTATGTGTCCACCCTGCAGAAAGATCCATAAGATAATAAGCAGGCACCTTACCATTTACAGCACTATAACCACCGGTTTCTGCATTGGTGGCATCCGTATATTGTTCACTCAGGTAGCTGAACTGGTAAGTTAGTTTCCATTTTTCATAACCCAATTGAACCCCGGCCTTCCAGTTAATGAAGGGTACATACTCAACCCTTTTGCCTTGTATATTCTTTATCGGGCTTTTGGTATACGTAGCATTGGTCAAAGCAAGATTTGAGTAAACGGTTGCTTGAAGTTTTTCCAGTACAGGCTTCCAGTAGCGTTGCAGGTCCATCTCCATAAAAGTTTCCAGTCCGTATATCTGTGCCACACCAACATTACCCCTTCGGCGTATCACTTTGTTACGATCTTTTACGGCATAATACTCGCCTATCCGGTTGCCGTAATACAGGTAGAACATACTAACATCATAACGAAACGTATTCATAATACTGCCGCGCATACCCATATCACTACTCCACCCACGTTCATCGCTTATGGCCGGGTCTATCTCGAACGATGGGTTGACCACGCGTATGTCATTAAACGTTACAGAGCGGTAGTTCTGCGAGAAGTTACCATATGCTTCAGTATTTGAGGCCAGCTTATAACTCATGCCCACCCCACCTAACACAAATGCGCGAGGCAACAACCTGTTCTCTTGTGTTTCTACATCGCTTACTATACTATCGCGCAGGTCGTACACACGGTCGTGGTAAGAACCATTGGCTTCCGTACGGATATACTCTACACGTACACCGGGTGTTACCGTAAACTTTGACGACAGCCTGAATATATGCTCTGCAAAAGCAGCCAGGTTCAGGTTAGGGAATGAATAGTTGGAAATAAGCTGTGAGGTCTCATCCTCAAATTCAAAGTTGGCACCAGCGCCATTATTTACATAACCCTGCTTATTGCTGTTGTTACCCCTGTAAGCGCGTACGCCTGCCAGCAATACCTGCTGCTGGCCGCCTATAGTATATCGATGTAATAGGCGCGACTCCATAGCTGTATTCCTGAACTCGCCTGTCAGCAGATCACGCTGACCGCCTATATCAGCCTGCGAAGGCCTGTTAGGACGAAAACCTACTGCATCCCTTGTGGCAACAAGACTATACACCTTCGTCTGCAAGCGTGTACGCGAAGACATACGATAATCCCATTCCCCCTCCAGCAGGTTCCATGTTACGGCAAACCAGTTGCGCATACGGTTACTTTGTCTTGGGTCCTGCTCAAACATATTATCATCCAGTCCGCCGGGTTGCTGAGACAAGTAGTTGAGATGCGTGTATTCTATACCCAATGTGTTTTTATCATTCACTTTATAATTTACATGCGCATACCCATTAAAAGACTCAAACCCGCTGTTAGGCCTCCAGCCGTTACCACGCTTATACTGTGCATATGCGTAATAAGAAACCCTGCCTTTTGTACCATTGATAGCATTATAAGAACCGAAGAACCCAAACGAACCAACCGTCTGGCGGCTTTCGATATTAAAGGCGTTTTTACCTCCCGGTTGTTTCATCTCAAAGTTCAACAACCCGCCAAACTGGGTACCGTATTGCAGCCCGGCTGCTCCTTTCAGTATTTCTATCTTCGACAAAGCTTCAGCAGGTGGTGTGTAATAACTCTCAGGGTAGCCCAAAGCATCCGCACTTATATCATAACCATTCTGGCGAACGTTGAAGTTTGAAGTACGGTTAGGATCCAACCCCCTGCCACCAATGCTCAGTTGCAGGCCCGATCCATCATTTTCAAATATATTCAGCCCGGCTACCTTTGCGTATACCTGTCGTGTATTGTTGGTCGCTTTGTTTACGGTCAGCTTTTCTACATTGATTACCTCCGATTTCTTACCCGCTGTTATCTTCATACCATCTACCTGGTACATATGCCCGAAGTTAGATTGCCTGTCATCAGTTATCTCTACTTCATTCAAAGTATTACGCGTGCTGTCTTGTGCCAGCAATGCAACCGGCAACAAACATAAAACACCCGTCAATATCTTTCTATAATCCATGTATCTTATCGTCAAAATCAAGTATCCATTTTTTAGGTCTCCAGGTGTCGGTCTCTTTGGCAAGGTCAACAGTAGTATCAGCATACAGCCTGCTTCTGCGTCCGTTCATAGCAACATATATAGTAGCATATACTTCCGGGTTGTGCACACCGCGTGTAGTAAATTCGTCGTGCAGGTAGTGGGCATATTGCAGTATAAAATCCGGTTGCGTTGCCATCATACGTTCCTGGTTACGCGTCAGAAATTCATTGTTATTCACCGTTATCTTATTGCCTGTTGCGGCATCTTTCACAATAAATTGCGCATAACCCATTTTCTCCATCAGCATCACCCGCCACGAAAAGCGGTAACCATCTTCTGTCCAGAATAACTCTCCTTTATTCAGCAGGTAGCGCCATGGCATGATGATCTGTATCGTAAAAAACAACACAAACATGCTGCGCAACAACTTTGCCCTTTTGGGTTTGTAGCCAAACATGTCCTTATCATCATCTGCATGTAAAAACGGCCAGAACTCTTTCATTCGCTGCACGAACTTGTCCGCATCTTTTGAATCAAAGAATACCAATGCAGATACGATCATCACATATGGGAATACCCCTATCGGGAACAGAGCAGCCGTAAGCAGGTGAAACACGACAACCGTTGCATAGGCATATTGTCGTGTTTTGCGGTTGAGCAGGAAGAAAGGGATGGTCAGGTCGTATAATGCTCCGAACCAGCTAAAAAAATACGCCACCCACAAATGATTGAACAGTGGTCCCAGC encodes the following:
- a CDS encoding metallophosphoesterase, whose translation is MRTRFLIFLTVVGLAEIYSFIAVRSALKPMPGVWRTILMGLYLFATTATWASFILFRQLNWAAMPHLIRNIFVAFTIGFWVGKILVGAVMIVDDLRRLFMWVISSFLSPTVKEMKTDLGFGTGITRSVFLKRVALILGGTVLGGFLYGITNRYNYKVRRISLKFDNLPAAFKGLKIVQISDIHSGSFDDHHAVERGAQTVMAENPDIIFFTGDLVNNKADEIQPYTDIFSKLSAPLGVYSTLGNHDYGDYVQWPSDEAKKENLEWLKKTHSDMGWKLMMNEHVVLERGEDKIAIVGIENWGAKAGFPKYGDMKKAYAGLPEKQVPFKILLSHDPSHWDNQVQQEYPDIDLTLSGHTHGMQFGIEIPGFKWSPVKYVYKNWAGLYQKGSQYLYVNRGFGFLGYPGRLGILPEITVIELA
- a CDS encoding TIGR01777 family protein, with translation MKYIGITGGTGLVGRHLSKLLADDGYEIIVFTRKPDKNRKYIKNTTYAEWDPLKNKIDTAQLAKVEAMVHLAGEGIADKRWTEQRKTDIVDSRVIGTKFLAEQLKEHGKNCKVLVCSSAIGYYGADTGEDPFKETALPADDFLGRTCVQWEAASEPASDFVRRVVLRFGIVLGREGGAFREFNKPMNFGIMPILGSGDQVVSWIHVRDVARMIRFAIERTEVSGIFNATAPLPVTHSNLVHSMARAKGGIKIPMPVPAFLLKLVLGEMSIEVLKSCTVSSGKIKGKGFRFEFRDIESAVSNLCTKPAKK
- a CDS encoding TonB-dependent receptor, which encodes MDYRKILTGVLCLLPVALLAQDSTRNTLNEVEITDDRQSNFGHMYQVDGMKITAGKKSEVINVEKLTVNKATNNTRQVYAKVAGLNIFENDGSGLQLSIGGRGLDPNRTSNFNVRQNGYDISADALGYPESYYTPPAEALSKIEILKGAAGLQYGTQFGGLLNFEMKQPGGKNAFNIESRQTVGSFGFFGSYNAINGTKGRVSYYAYAQYKRGNGWRPNSGFESFNGYAHVNYKVNDKNTLGIEYTHLNYLSQQPGGLDDNMFEQDPRQSNRMRNWFAVTWNLLEGEWDYRMSSRTRLQTKVYSLVATRDAVGFRPNRPSQADIGGQRDLLTGEFRNTAMESRLLHRYTIGGQQQVLLAGVRAYRGNNSNKQGYVNNGAGANFEFEDETSQLISNYSFPNLNLAAFAEHIFRLSSKFTVTPGVRVEYIRTEANGSYHDRVYDLRDSIVSDVETQENRLLPRAFVLGGVGMSYKLASNTEAYGNFSQNYRSVTFNDIRVVNPSFEIDPAISDERGWSSDMGMRGSIMNTFRYDVSMFYLYYGNRIGEYYAVKDRNKVIRRRGNVGVAQIYGLETFMEMDLQRYWKPVLEKLQATVYSNLALTNATYTKSPIKNIQGKRVEYVPFINWKAGVQLGYEKWKLTYQFSYLSEQYTDATNAETGGYSAVNGKVPAYYLMDLSAGWTHKWLTLEASINNVMNVAYFTRRATGYPGPGIIPGDGRSFYLTAGVKL
- a CDS encoding NAD(P)H-dependent oxidoreductase encodes the protein MITVISGTDRKDSMTLRVAALYTKLLRDKTEESVHLLSLEGLNVWDKQGKLKEAEQRLLIPSEKFVFIMPEYNGSFPGILKTMIDNSDIRRCWWNKKAMLTGVADGRAGNLRGMDHMTGVLNYLKVNVLHNKIPLSRINEEIDKDGNLLKEETVKVINNQVDEFLKF
- a CDS encoding HTTM domain-containing protein, with the protein product MKQKIANIASAEQFEKPVYSASLAVFRVVFGFMLFFSTVRFWLKGWIEELYINPKMFFTYWGFEWVHPLGQYTYLLFIVCGISALFFALGLYYRIASILLFLSFTYIELMDKTNYLNHYYFVTLVLFLMMWLPANVNFSLDAMRKPQISKRFVPLWTVGSIRMMMSIVYVYAGLAKLNSDWLIEAMPLRLWLPANNDMPLLGPLFNHLWVAYFFSWFGALYDLTIPFFLLNRKTRQYAYATVVVFHLLTAALFPIGVFPYVMIVSALVFFDSKDADKFVQRMKEFWPFLHADDDKDMFGYKPKRAKLLRSMFVLFFTIQIIMPWRYLLNKGELFWTEDGYRFSWRVMLMEKMGYAQFIVKDAATGNKITVNNNEFLTRNQERMMATQPDFILQYAHYLHDEFTTRGVHNPEVYATIYVAMNGRRSRLYADTTVDLAKETDTWRPKKWILDFDDKIHGL